CGGTACGACTTTCATACCCATAGGTTTACGACATATTTATTCAGCAATGATGACAACACGTTAGAATCGAttattcatttctttttcttcactgAAGATCCACTTGATCAGCCGTCAATCAATACTATTACAAGCACACTTCCTCTTTTACCCAATTTTGGCCAAATACTACAATACATTGGATATTACCTCGAAACAATTTTTGACGACAAGTTTGAGTTAGCTGGCAAGACCCAATTGGTATGCGAGCGAACACTTGTATTATTGAGCAACTTGGAAACCCATTTTGACGGGTTTTTGTTAAACTCTGATGTTGGACCCTCCATTCTTAGGATCGTAGAGCTTCTTTCACAAGTACAGGATTTTGATCAAGGTATGGTTTCAAGCCTTAAGCAAAGAATGTTGATTAAGCAACAAGGTCTAATTGACTTGGTCAATAACAGTAGCCTAGCTCCAGCGCCAGAACTAGTATTGGATCTGCCAACACAAACTTCAACACCGGCACcaacttcatcaacaaattcaGATCCTTTTAAGGACCTTTCATCGCTGGTGTTTATGAAGGATGTGAACTTGATAGAGTTTGCTAAGACTATTAGCGACTTGGATTTGAAATATTTCTCGTCATGGAATTCAAATATTGACAAGTCATTGCTCTTGGCATCATCAATCAATACTACCAAGGAAACCAAGAACCAGttttacaaaaagaatccccttattttcaacaataataagCATATACACTATTTATCAAGATTGCTCATTAACCACATTTTTGTTGAGCAAGCGCTGGCTAGATCAATGAGCTTTGCAATTTTAGAATCGAAAGCAAGGATATTGGAGAAATGGATTGACTTGGGATGTCTCTTGGACAAGTCAGGCAATATGTCCTCATGGTTGGGCATATCATCTATAATATTGTCTCAGCCGGTTTTGCGTTTAACCAAAATTTGGTCACTTGTATCTAATGACTATAttaaattgttgaagaatgATTGGTCGCCCGTGTTGTTTGAGTTGGATCGGCGATATTTGGTACATGAAACAAGTGGCGGAGACAATGGGCTCTCGACTCTTGGTGAAAAGCAGGAACTGACACCATCAAAAGAGTCGTACCATATCATGGCACCAAGAGGTTTGGGCAAGATTTATGCTAAGGAAAGAGTGATTCCTTATTTCAGTGACTTGGTGATCAACAACCTGGGTCTTACTGaaaatgttgatgtttACGAGTTGGAATCAATATGGAAAAGAATCAATTATTCGTTTGATCGATGGAATGACTATTTGTCGAATTTGAATAACCATGACGAAATTATTAAATATAATGAAGATGTCTTGAGGCGGTATGATACTATGGgttttatattttcaaaCGAAAGCTTGAATCAGATCTTGTACCTAGGTGGAAACAACGACGAAGACGTTGAACCACACGCGCTCCGTGACGAAATGAATCAAAGGCATAATAGAAATCATGATTATGACCATTCCTCAACAAGAGAAGGAAGTGATAGCAACGCCAAGATCACTGAAGGGCTATTGAGATTAATTGAAGTCAATTGCAACTCGATTGATTTAGAGCAGATTATGAAATTATCGCTAAATTTGGAACCCGATTTACCAGAGGGATACCTTACAATGATCAACTCGCAACTGGTGATTCCATCAACACCATTAGATTTAACATTTCCTCATAAAAATCAATCAAGTTTATCGGTCAACTCTGTGGAAACTCAATCATCACTTGAATCGAGCCTCAATAATCAGGGTTTCAATCCCTCTGCACGGCTACCAACATTTAACAACAATTATTTTAAGCTCGATTTTGCCAAATATGACGAATTGGCTGTAGCAGATGACAAAATAGtccaccaacaacaattggatCCGTCCGTAAATAAACACAATTTGGTTATAGATGATGAGTTAACATTTCGGattgatgattttgttACAGAAGTGGACTCTAACGGATCCGGTGCCGTTGATGATCGTGACCAAGTTGCTGGCTCATTAGATGGGGGCGAGGAGGAAGACCTGCCTGGGTTGGGTATTGATGTCGATGATATTTTGAGCTCTGAAAAGTTTAACAATTTCACCATATCACCAAAAAGTGATAACAACAGACGCTCCTCTTCTCACAAGCACTCACGctcacactcacactcacactcacactcaaactcaaattcGCATTCGCAGTCGCATTCGCAGTCGCAGTCGGGTGCAGGTTCCAACGTTGCTTCTAGCGCCAGAATGGAGGGAATAAAGACAATTTATAGCTTTGTTCCCAAATACGCTACTATCGATAGGCTCATTGACTTGCTTTTAATTGATGCAACTTATTTTCATAATGATGTACATTTGGACTTGACAGAGTATCGATTTGTGTTTCTCCTTAATTATAATTCTTTTATGACCACAAAGGAATTGTTGGACAAGTTGGTGCACAGGTTTGTGAACTCGGGAAATGCAGTATTGAGcgtgatgaagaaaaatcacttgttgaaaaaaatgaatcaTGAGGTCAAGTATACAAATGGTGTGACTGGGAAGATGCATGAACCAAATTTCGAGAAATCTACACCACAATTGCCCATTAATTTCCCCAACTGGGATTTAGACCCAACAATTGACTTGACAGAAATGGGCGAAGTGGATTATGAATTACTCTTGAAGATTCAAATTAACATCTTAAAGGTTCTTATTGTGCTTCTCAataatttttattcaaacttttcactaaacttgtcaaataAATCCATTTTGATCAAgcttttgaaattgtttaGCAATGAAATTTTGCAATGGTACAATTCAAATAAGATTGATGCTTCTTTGGAAAGATTGTTTGAAAGTTTGGTTTCTTACtacaaaaaattgaagaagttATTTGTCAAAAAGACATATAGACCTAACGagatttcaaaatttgatGAGTATCTCATTAACGAATACAAGTTTAACAGCTCATTATCAGAAGTACCAATGAACCGAAACTTACCCAGTCCCAAAAATGTGCacaagattgaaaaatttttataCAAATTTAATAAGTTGTTGACCATATTCTATAAAGGTATTAAAGCAGAGGACTGGGTTAAAGCGTACAAGATTTTAGAAAATTTGTACGAGTTGAATGCATTGTGGGACTTTAATTTACAAAGACCTACGGGTATTGGTTCTGGATCAGGTgttggaaatggaaaaggaaaaggaaacgGAAACGGAAGCGGAAATGTAAAAGGAGCAGGGGTAGGAGCAGGAGCAGCCAtaggagaagaagatgagaaGCTTGTGATTTCcaacattttcaatttttttgaaacgTTAGTTTCTCCCGAAGAAAGACAATTGGTCTTGAAACAATTTCCACTTGTGTTTCGCAAGTTGTTTAAATTATATTTCAGGTTCAAGACGTACTTGTTGGTGCAGTTAACGGATCCAAATATCACCACTGAGGAAAGACTcgaaagaatgaaaacgCTACTTTTGATGACCAAGATTTCcaagttgaagatgaatgaTAATCAGTTTGTCTTTGAAGGCAATGGCCATATACCCTCATGCGTAGAAACCGCAATCATCAATGTTATCTATAGTCCCGAGAGCCGAATGTTTTCCAACTTGTGGGTGAAAGCGGCGCTTGCGTTAGATGAGTCAAGAAGAAATTCGCAATTCAATAGCATCGAAGAAATGATCCCGCTGAATATATCAGTACTTGACTTGCAATCAACAGAACCACTTTTGCCATGTTTTGGGTGGATTATTGAAAATCTTATTGCAAGCGATAAGTGTCCttctttttacaaaaagaTGGTCAATTTCAATAAACGTTAcctcattttcaaattgatcAAGGAATTGGGGATTGAAGATTTTGAGGAGTCGACTTTAACAAACTCATCGCTGACTTCGGAAGCTACGTTTCACGAATCAAGAGAGTTTGATTTcttattgaaattgaatgaAACGCTAGTGAATTCGCAATTGATGGAGAATGTTTATGGACGACAAGCACAAAGTGATAAAGCGCCTATTTTTTCCGGGGTTTTACGCGAACAGCAAAGAATCTTGCTTATGGATAATCagaaaaagtatttgagAGATACAAAATATGTCATCCATGGCACGGCACTGTTGAGTGCTACTTCTGTTAACAATTTTAACACTATCCATGGCCCCAACAATAACAGCAGCGGCATCGCTACCGGcgccaccactaccaccaccaccaccggcggcagcagcagcggGAATTTTCGCAACCACAACATTCATGGAATACACGGCAATGATAGCATTAATAATAGCACTACATCAATCTTGTCGAAAAAGTCATCAAACAACTCGCTCAAGAGACAATCTTTATCTTACAAATCCAATAGTTCTTCTCGATTTAAGATTAGTGGGCTTTTTAGTAAAACGCGTCCGTTTCTTTCGAGTAGTGAAATAGTTTCGGTCAAAGATTTGCCGAATCTGGATGCTAGGGGTGAAAAACCCGCCAAGGCACATATTAGTATCTCGCTTCGAAACCGCAAGATTTTCCCAGTTTACCAACTCCAATATAGTTTCAAAATTGATGGTGATTCTCctgaaaatgaatttttctttcaagcAACATCAAATGATGAGCTTAACGACTGGCTCGTTAAACTCAATTATGCCAACCGCCACTGGTTTTACTCCAAGGTGTTGAATTTTAGATTCAGCGGAGGtagcaatagcaacaatCTCGTATTTGGTTTACCATTGGAATTCATATGTATACGTGAGAGGATGGAAATACCCACTGTACTAAACCAGCTTCTTGAGGCTATTGAGAGTGAAGGATTGGATGAAGTTGGGGTATATCGTATTTCCACGAGTTTATCTGAAATCAACAATCTCAAAAATACCATTGACCGAATGGGGTGCATGGATGATAAAGAGTATGACACACACACGTTGACATCTACTTTAAAAGTATACTTCCGGATGCTACCAGATTCGATCTTAACTGACGAGGCAATTGAGAGATTTTATATTATCAAGGATAACAAGGGGTTTGATGAATACCGAGAGATATTGGAGTTGCTTCCAAAGAGTAGTTATAACACATTAAAAAGGTTGATTAAACACTTGGTCAAAGTTTGTGAGCATTCTGAAACAAATAAGATGACCACCTCAAACATTGCTACCGTCATTGGTCCAACACTCACGGAGGCAAGCTCGCTTGACATTTTGATTCACAATTTTGGATTTATAAATCTGGTGTTGGAGAAAATGATTTTAAATTATGATGATATTTTTGAATAGAAtgatatttatatattgcTATATGTATAAGTTTGTAATTACAAATGAAACAAAGTATTAAAGGTAAAATGAAATAGAGaatataaaagaagaagaagaagaagaagaccaaaaaaatacgaagaatacaaaatatgagaatataaacaaatagagcaaaaaaaagataagaCAGGTAAAGTAGAAAGCTAATTAAATTGATTACAAATTTGGTCTAATGCATTTAATGCATTGGTTATTGgactttctttccttctttctttctttctttccttcgtTCTCTCACACACTATCTTCTCCccacagacacagacaccTCTAGTTTGACCAGCTCTTGCCTATTCCTTAAGCTTTTTAATGACTTGATCAATTTCTGTTGACAGTTTGAAATAGTGTTCTCTAAACCACTTCAATTGGGCAATGCTTTCCAAGATATCTGATTTGGCCGTGTGACTTTGGATCTTATCGGGTTGAAGATCCATCAATTTTGGTGCATGGCGTTTGCCAAACTCCATTATTGATGAGACATCCAAGAGTCTATAATGCAAAAACTCAACAATTTCGGGCATATCTTTCATCATAAAGAACTTATCCATGTGTACTGAGTTTCCGGCCATGATACCAATTTTGGGTCCGCTTAtatactttttcaaaaattcgAGTAATTCAGCTTGGACTTTTTCCAAAGTCCTATCGGGGTTATCTAATATTCGCTGGATCAACCCCAGTTGTCCATGCGTTGTTTGGCACCATTCATCCATCTTATCCAAGGTTTCCTGTGGGTAATAGATTGTGCTTTCGTAATAATCGCCATTGCCCAAGACTTCCAAGTTTTCATCGGTTACAATGCAGCAAATTTCAATGATACGGTCTTCACCCAATACGTCAAGACCCGTCATTTCACAGTCGACCCATACTAAAGGTCGTTTAggtttctttgttgatgCTAAAAAGTCCCTCATCTTACCCAAAGGGCTATTTTCACTAGGAGATTTGGGCGATGCTGGTGACAGAGGTTGTGAGGTTGAGCTTTTGGACTCGTCTGTCATTTTATCTAAGATGAGTGGCTTTGTCACAGAGTACAATCTAGTAATAGTGGTAGGTCTATATATTTGAAACGCCCTTATTGAGCGTAAGTGACGTAGCATTTATGTTCGgggaaggggggggggggtttccttttattttttttggggaaTGATCTTTTGTAAGGTTTGCAACTCTCATTTTATTACATCTTTTGGTGTCTCTTTCTCATTCACTCTCTCTAtattttacattttttttctttttgtactTTATTGCTTGACTACGTAATTTTAACTTTAAGTGAATGAAGATATAGAAacgccttttttttcttcatatttttgtaattttgtaaaaaaagacaaactTCAACATGGTTGAAACCAAGCAGTATCCAGCTTATTTATTCTGTACTTGTCTGATAGTAAAGATTATTGAAATATATAAAGTTTATCAAAATATAGCAGCATGTGCTGTGCATGTTTATTGCTTTACTCTTGGTATTATTACGTTTATTTAGGGATTTATTtctacatttttttttattccttACTCAATAGTGTTTATCACCAATGTGCTagtaatttatttttggtctattttgattttaccttctttttaattcaCTGTTTTGAATTtacatttgtttcttttttaggGATtcaatcttcttttttttttaccacTCTCTTTGCTTAAACTTTAGTTTCGTATATAGCTTATCTCAAGTGATGCAAGGACCTTACCAAGATTATAAAAGGTATAATTAGATAAGGTGAATAGATACCCACCAACTTGACTATCTCCAATTCCAGTAAGCCAAATACACTTCCTTCGAATATAATGTGCATCATACATACTAATGTCGTGAAACTGGCATTGAACCCATAAATCAATGACCATGCATGATACCTGGTGTCAAACTCTCTCTTGTTGTGTTTCCAtacaaaatatataaacaatGGAAGCTGAAATATGCACTCAATGAATATGAATGTTTTGAACCATGTTTGTGGGTATAGGAGCAAGATATCCTTGTTCTGTGAAACGTGGAAGTTGACCAAGATATTGGTTAAATTGAGATGATATTGTTTGGGGATGATGACTGAAGAGTCAATGAGTAAAGTGACTGGGATATGTATGAGATGGTAGAGTGTAATTAGTGATTGAGCTGTGTTTGGAGACATTATCGAAGGAATGGATACAAATGTAAGTATTGAATGTGTATGCTCAAGTAGCTTATAGATAGGAAAAACtataaatgtttttgaCAGCTTCAAGTTTGTTTGTGAATCAATTTGATGGTAACTGCGAAAGTTTGTTTACTCTGGCGTGGGGAATAGTGGTTGTGTCGCGTAAAGAGTTTctcagaaaaaaaaataaagaggaCTGATTTTGATCACGtgatttttgatttaaCAAGGCACCTTTATGTAGATACAAAATAAGGACAATAGAATATAGAAGAACATAAAAAGCAGGAAATAAGGTAAAAACGAAACCATCGACAATAGTAATAAAAGTAGTTGTTGATTCGGTTACTAGCAATGATGTTACTCAGTACATTGCTCCCCTTAGTGCTTTGTCTTCTTCCAGGACATTAAGCATAGTATACTTTACCTTTATAAACAAATATGTTAAAATCAATATAAATCGTTAATGAATTGAAGATGCGTAAATGAACGGAGTTTATACCCACCATTCTCTCCCGtcgctttctttttaatttcgtgtattttttttttcttctctatcTAAAAATCCGCATATTTGCGGAAGtaagggggaaaaaaaaagagagaataaactgaaaaaattaataagaAGAAACATTGTAATACTTCTTTATCATCCAGTTCATAAACTCTAGAGATTTCTTTAGTAAGCAAGTAAATAG
This DNA window, taken from Lodderomyces elongisporus chromosome 7, complete sequence, encodes the following:
- the BEM2 gene encoding rho GTPase-activating protein, translating into MRKIWGKRDGKDKRKSLSSKFTNGSNNNQDYDDTSSLQSGATGSISGGNSSYYERHMDYTHNNRSNTHLNHGGNDDDIMSIREEREDGDREEREENGRSGDNNEHDHDQQTISNESRLSHDEISTLPTAPTHKQNTRANHSITGAQLARAPSNTSTLASTYTPSKSSTQQSAYTITSQQHGQQHGPQQGQQQGQQQGQQQGQQHVEPHNQSPLRLSALVKQDYDTTVVKTGWLNTIVNKNGDIDQQNLKIYRVELKGSFLHLYKPASNLNIKSFKLDNNLENEFSSTGGAPSISNASDDATLTDSARQADHMSSTSPTKRFNNLSDFDKSNISISSPQMIETPIHTQPEDKLAPALATNVDMTTNSTAPMTTTSTTISTNSDANVTTKIEKLDKMDNIDNVDNIDSMDNMDNMDKIDKTAKTTKMAKSAEPSEPSIQTSTFASPPGKIVPISYFSSIIPHPQLRYDFHTHRFTTYLFSNDDNTLESIIHFFFFTEDPLDQPSINTITSTLPLLPNFGQILQYIGYYLETIFDDKFELAGKTQLVCERTLVLLSNLETHFDGFLLNSDVGPSILRIVELLSQVQDFDQGMVSSLKQRMLIKQQGLIDLVNNSSLAPAPELVLDSPTQTSTPAPTSSTNSDPFKDLSSSVFMKDVNLIEFAKTISDLDLKYFSSWNSNIDKSLLLASSINTTKETKNQFYKKNPLIFNNNKHIHYLSRLLINHIFVEQASARSMSFAILESKARILEKWIDLGCLLDKSGNMSSWLGISSIILSQPVLRLTKIWSLVSNDYIKLLKNDWSPVLFELDRRYLVHETSGGDNGLSTLGEKQESTPSKESYHIMAPRGLGKIYAKERVIPYFSDLVINNSGLTENVDVYELESIWKRINYSFDRWNDYLSNLNNHDEIIKYNEDVLRRYDTMGFIFSNESLNQILYLGGNNDEDVEPHALRDEMNQRHNRNHDYDHSSTREGSDSNAKITEGLLRLIEVNCNSIDLEQIMKLSLNLEPDLPEGYLTMINSQSVIPSTPLDLTFPHKNQSSLSVNSVETQSSLESSLNNQGFNPSARLPTFNNNYFKLDFAKYDELAVADDKIVHQQQLDPSVNKHNLVIDDELTFRIDDFVTEVDSNGSGAVDDRDQVAGSLDGGEEEDSPGLGIDVDDILSSEKFNNFTISPKSDNNRRSSSHKHSRSHSHSHSHSNSNSHSQSHSQSQSGAGSNVASSARMEGIKTIYSFVPKYATIDRLIDLLLIDATYFHNDVHLDLTEYRFVFLLNYNSFMTTKELLDKLVHRFVNSGNAVLSVMKKNHLLKKMNHEVKYTNGVTGKMHEPNFEKSTPQLPINFPNWDLDPTIDLTEMGEVDYELLLKIQINILKVLIVLLNNFYSNFSLNLSNKSILIKLLKLFSNEILQWYNSNKIDASLERLFESLVSYYKKLKKLFVKKTYRPNEISKFDEYLINEYKFNSSLSEVPMNRNLPSPKNVHKIEKFLYKFNKLLTIFYKGIKAEDWVKAYKILENLYELNALWDFNLQRPTGIGSGSGVGNGKGKGNGNGSGNVKGAGVGAGAAIGEEDEKLVISNIFNFFETLVSPEERQLVLKQFPLVFRKLFKLYFRFKTYLLVQLTDPNITTEERLERMKTLLLMTKISKLKMNDNQFVFEGNGHIPSCVETAIINVIYSPESRMFSNLWVKAALALDESRRNSQFNSIEEMIPSNISVLDLQSTEPLLPCFGWIIENLIASDKCPSFYKKMVNFNKRYLIFKLIKELGIEDFEESTLTNSSSTSEATFHESREFDFLLKLNETLVNSQLMENVYGRQAQSDKAPIFSGVLREQQRILLMDNQKKYLRDTKYVIHGTASLSATSVNNFNTIHGPNNNSSGIATGATTTTTTTGGSSSGNFRNHNIHGIHGNDSINNSTTSILSKKSSNNSLKRQSLSYKSNSSSRFKISGLFSKTRPFLSSSEIVSVKDLPNSDARGEKPAKAHISISLRNRKIFPVYQLQYSFKIDGDSPENEFFFQATSNDELNDWLVKLNYANRHWFYSKVLNFRFSGGSNSNNLVFGLPLEFICIRERMEIPTVLNQLLEAIESEGLDEVGVYRISTSLSEINNLKNTIDRMGCMDDKEYDTHTLTSTLKVYFRMLPDSILTDEAIERFYIIKDNKGFDEYREILELLPKSSYNTLKRLIKHLVKVCEHSETNKMTTSNIATVIGPTLTEASSLDILIHNFGFINSVLEKMILNYDDIFE
- the rex2 gene encoding Phosphatidylinositol 3,4,5-trisphosphate-dependent Rac exchanger 2 protein (BUSCO:EOG09264V2U); translation: MTDESKSSTSQPSSPASPKSPSENSPLGKMRDFLASTKKPKRPLVWVDCEMTGLDVLGEDRIIEICCIVTDENLEVLGNGDYYESTIYYPQETLDKMDEWCQTTHGQSGLIQRILDNPDRTLEKVQAELLEFLKKYISGPKIGIMAGNSVHMDKFFMMKDMPEIVEFLHYRLLDVSSIMEFGKRHAPKLMDLQPDKIQSHTAKSDILESIAQLKWFREHYFKSSTEIDQVIKKLKE